A window from Manis javanica isolate MJ-LG chromosome 10, MJ_LKY, whole genome shotgun sequence encodes these proteins:
- the ZKSCAN2 gene encoding zinc finger protein with KRAB and SCAN domains 2, whose amino-acid sequence MAASLDLQIDAPLEVEGCLIMKVEKDPEWASESILEGPDSSESETFRKCFRQFCYEDVTGPHEAFSKLWELCCRWLKPEMRSKEQILELLVIEQFLTILPEKIQSWAQKQCPESGEEAVALVIHLEKETGKLRQQVSSPVHSEKQVPLGAAWEVADFQPEQEETQPRVLSREEAASLHSRHQEQLNRKREHRPLPKNARPSPWASADEWNIMGPEVTAIRPPVGSQGPGKDVHVARGSSYKKSVHPAHRDLYQDVRKETVGNMVSLGSTVSVSNKIAPLEQRKETWTTGLQPSNKKNILRSSYIKGKSVHAIQIPARNAAKMWREQQQWGLEDEKIAGVHWSYEETKTFLAILRESRFYETLQACPRNSQVYGAVAEWLRECGFLRTPEQCRTKFKSLQKSYRKVRNGHLLEPCAFFEDMDALLNPAAHASTTAKAKETLSPPRLKRIGISAKEQVSLAEEEATEESDRDEMGVELIRKSEIRRAPVLFQNLSGVHWGYEETKTFLDILQETRFYEALQACHRKSKLYGAVAEQLRECGFLRTPEQCRTKFKSLQKSYRKVQNGHVLEPCAFYKEMDALINSRASVPPPGSPEEVPSPSRQEREDLEIERQEPTGWEPEETSQGAIVEDSGSERMSEEEIAQDSEYQGPPGLLQSPNDFEIGDSIKEDAMQIIYKDMEQHRALIEKSKRVVSQNTDPGKYRKRECISGRQWDSLQGIRQGKLKSQPRDSGKAVVPPRPLPGKRSYRLLTYGESFGRSAHLMCRVTHQKENPCKCSICGKCFGRSRSLIRHQRIHTGEKPFKCLDCGKSFNDSSNFGAHQRIHTGEKPYQCGECGKCFSQSSSLIIHQRTHTGEKPYQCGECGKSFTNSSHFSAHRRVHTGENPYKCVDCEKSFNNCTRFREHQRIHTGEKPYGCAQCGRCFSKSSVLSKHREVHVREKPLPLPPPVGPPEGPPKGKVDELRKTF is encoded by the exons CTTCAGATTGACGCGCCCCTGGAGGTTGAAGGATGCTTAATAATGAAAGTGGAAAAGGACCCCGAGTGGGCATCGGAGTCCATTCTGGAAGGACCGGATAGCTCTGAGTCTGAGACCTTTCGCAAATGCTTTAGGCAATTTTGTTACGAGGATGTGACCGGACCCCATGAAGCTTTCAGTAAACTCTGGGAACTTTGCTGCCGTTGGCTGAAGCCAGAAATGCGTTCCAAAGAGCAGATCCTTGAGCTGCTGGTGATTGAGCAGTTTCTCACCATTTTACCCGAGAAGATTCAGTCGTGGGCACAGAAGCAATGTCCGGAAAGTGGAGAGGAGGCGGTGGCCCTGGTAATACATTTGGAAAAAGAGACTGGAAAACTAAGACAACAG GTTAGCAGTCCTGTGCACTCGGAGAAGCAAGTGCCCCTGGGAGCAGCATGGGAGGTGGCCGACTTCCAGCCAGAGCAGGAGGAGACCCAACCCAGAGTGCTGTCTCGCGAGGAAGCTGCAAGCCTCCACTCCAGACACCAGGAGCAGCTGAACCGGAAGAGAGAGCATCGACCTTTACCCAAGAATG CACGCCCTTCTCCCTGGGCCTCTGCTGATGAATGGAACATCATGGGTCCGGAAGTAACAGCCATACGACCTCCTGTTGGGTCTCAG GGACCAGGGAAAGATGTCCACGTGGCAAGAGGTTCTTCCTACAAAAAAAGTGTGCATCCTGCTCACAGAGACCTCTACCAAGATGTTAGGAAAGAGACTGTGGGAAACATGGTCTCCCTGG GAAGTACAGTGTCTGTGTCTAACAAGATAGCCCCGTTAGAGCAAAGGAAGGAGACATGGACCACAGGTCTACAGCCCTCtaataaaaagaatattctgCGAAGCAGCTACATCAAGGGAAAGTCAGTTCATGCTATTCAGATCCCTGCAAGGAACGCAGCAAAAATGTGgagagagcagcagcagtggggcTTAGAAGATGAAAAAATAGCAGGTGTGCACTGGAGCTATGAGGAGACTAAGACTTTTCTTGCAATTCTCAGAGAGTCTCGCTTTTATGAAACACTTCAGGCTTGTCCCCGAAACAGCCAGGTGTATGGTGCTGTAGCTGAATGGTTGCGAGAATGTGGCTTCCTCCGAACACCAGAACAGTGTCGGACCAAGTTCAAAAGTCTCCAGAAGAGCTATCGGAAAGTGAGGAATGGCCACCTGCTAGAACCCTGTGCCTTCTTTGAGGACATGGATGCTCTGTTGAACCCGGCAGCACATGCTTCAACCACTGCTAAGGCAAAGGAGACTCTCTCTCCCCCCAGACTAAAAAGAATTGGTATCAGTGCTAAAGAACAGGTCAGTTTGGCAGAGGAAGAAGCCACAGAAGAATCTGATAGGGATGAAATGGGCGTTGAACTTATCCGGAAGTCTGAGATTCGTCGtgcccctgtcttgttccagaacCTGAGTG GTGTGCACTGGGGctatgaggaaaccaagactttTCTTGACATCCTCCAGGAGACTCGGTTTTATGAAGCACTTCAAGCCTGCCATCGGAAGAGCAAGTTATATGGGGCTGTGGCTGAACAACTGCGTGAGTGCGGCTTCCTCCGGACACCAGAACAGTGCCGGACCAAGTTCAAAAGTCTCCAGAAGAGCTACCGCAAAGTGCAGAATGGCCATGTGCTCGAGCCCTGCGCATTCTACAAGGAGATGGATGCCCTGATCAACTCCCGGGCCTCTGTGCCTCCCCCCGGTTCCCCAGAGGAAGTGCCGTCACCCTCAAGGCAGGAAAGAGAGGATCTTGAGATTGAACGCCAGGAACCTACAGGCTGGGAACCTGAGGAGACCTCACAAGGGGCAATAGTAGAAGATTCTGGGAGTGAGAGAATGAGTGAGGAGGAAATTGCACAAGACTCAGAATACCAGGGACCCCCAGGTCTGCTGCAAAGCCCAAATG attttgaaATTGGAGATAGTATCAAGGAAGATGCAATGCAAATAATATATAAGGACATGGAGCAGCATAGGGCATTAATAGAAAAGTCTAAAAGGGTTGTTTCCCAGAACACTGATCCAGGTAAATACCGGAAAAGAGAATGCATCTCAGGAAGACAGTGGGACAGCCTTCAAGGAATCAGACAGGGAAAGTTGAAGTCTCAGCCTAGAGATTCAGGGAAAGCAGTGGTGCCTCCGAGGCCTCTCCCGGGGAAGAGGTCCTACAGACTCCTCACATACGGGGAGAGCTTTGGGAGGAGTGCCCATCTCATGTGCCGGGTGACCCACCAGAAGGAAAATCCGTGCAAGTGCAGCATCTGCGGGAAGTGCTTTGGGAGAAGCAGGAGCCTCATCAGACACCAAAGAATCCACACTGGAGAAAAACCTTTTAAATGTCTTGACTGTGGCAAGAGCTTTAACGACTCCTCAAACTTTGGTGCTCACCAGAGAATCCACACAGGGGAGAAACCCTACCAGTGTGGAGAATGTGGAAAGTGCTTCAGTCAGAGCTCAAGTCTCATCATACATCAGAGAACCCACACTGGAGAGAAGCCCTACCAGTGTGGAGAGTGTGGGAAAAGCTTCACCAACAGCTCCCACTTCAGCGCCCACCGCAGAGTCCACACTGGCGAGAATCCCTACAAATGTGTGGACTGTGAAAAAAGCTTCAATAACTGCACAAGATTTCGAGAACATCAGAGAATACACACTGGAGAGAAGCCCTATGGATGTGCCCAGTGTGGCAGATGTTTCAGTAAGAGTTCTGTTCTTAGCAAACACCGGGAAGTTCATGTGAGGGAAAAGCCCCTGCCACTCCCCCCACCCGTGGGTCCCCCAGAGGGCCCCCCCAAGGGGAAGGTGGATGAACTCAGGAAAACCTTTTGA